One Alkalicoccus halolimnae DNA segment encodes these proteins:
- the glmU gene encoding bifunctional UDP-N-acetylglucosamine diphosphorylase/glucosamine-1-phosphate N-acetyltransferase GlmU: MTNRFAVVLAAGKGTRMKSNLYKVLHPVAGKPMVQHIVDQLKPCGISEIVTIVGHGAETVKSQLGDSVSYAIQEEQLGTGHAVMQAEEQLQNKAGTTLVVCGDTPLLTAETMEQLVQFHQSKKAKATILTAHAENPAGYGRVLRNEAGEVVKIVEQKDASEAEKKVQEINTGTYCFDNKVLFETLKQVGNDNSQGEYYLPDVIEILKEQGEPIFAWQSEHFHETMGVNDRVALSEAEKWMKKRTNEHWMREGVTIVDPENTYIGADVTIGRDTVIEPGTMIQGDTQIGESCHIGPQTEIKNSSIAGSTTIKQSVVHDSAVGSRVSIGPFAHLRPQTELADEVKVGNFVELKKMKMGEGSKASHLSYLGDADIGKGVNVGCGSITVNYDGKNKHLTKVEDGAFIGCNSNLIAPVTIGAGSYVAAGSTITDDVPGDSLAIARERQTVKEGYIKK; the protein is encoded by the coding sequence ATGACAAATCGATTTGCAGTAGTTCTCGCTGCCGGAAAAGGCACACGAATGAAATCAAATTTGTACAAAGTGCTTCATCCCGTAGCCGGGAAACCGATGGTTCAGCATATTGTTGATCAGCTTAAGCCCTGTGGAATAAGTGAAATTGTGACGATTGTTGGTCACGGAGCTGAAACAGTCAAAAGCCAGCTCGGTGATTCTGTCAGTTACGCCATACAGGAAGAACAGCTCGGAACAGGTCATGCTGTTATGCAGGCGGAAGAACAGCTGCAGAACAAGGCCGGTACGACGCTTGTCGTATGCGGAGATACTCCGCTGTTAACAGCAGAAACGATGGAGCAGCTCGTTCAGTTTCATCAGTCTAAAAAAGCGAAAGCAACGATTTTGACCGCCCACGCTGAAAACCCGGCAGGATACGGACGGGTCCTTCGCAACGAGGCAGGCGAAGTAGTGAAAATTGTCGAACAGAAAGATGCTTCCGAAGCGGAAAAGAAAGTTCAGGAAATTAATACCGGCACTTACTGTTTTGATAATAAGGTGCTTTTCGAAACACTCAAGCAGGTCGGCAATGATAATTCCCAGGGAGAATACTACCTGCCTGATGTTATCGAGATTTTAAAAGAGCAGGGAGAGCCGATTTTCGCCTGGCAGAGCGAGCATTTTCATGAAACAATGGGTGTTAATGACCGCGTTGCGCTCAGTGAAGCAGAAAAGTGGATGAAAAAACGGACGAATGAACACTGGATGCGCGAAGGCGTTACGATCGTGGACCCGGAGAACACATACATCGGTGCAGATGTTACGATAGGACGGGACACGGTAATAGAACCGGGGACGATGATCCAGGGTGATACTCAAATCGGTGAAAGCTGCCACATAGGACCGCAGACGGAAATTAAAAACAGCTCTATCGCTGGCAGCACGACGATTAAACAATCGGTCGTTCATGACAGCGCTGTTGGCAGCCGTGTGTCTATTGGACCGTTTGCCCATCTTCGTCCGCAGACAGAGCTTGCTGACGAAGTGAAAGTAGGGAATTTCGTAGAACTTAAGAAAATGAAAATGGGAGAAGGAAGCAAAGCTTCCCACTTAAGTTATCTTGGCGACGCAGATATCGGCAAAGGCGTAAATGTCGGGTGCGGATCAATTACCGTCAACTATGACGGAAAAAATAAGCATTTAACAAAAGTGGAAGATGGAGCCTTTATAGGCTGCAACTCGAACTTGATCGCCCCGGTAACGATCGGAGCCGGATCTTACGTAGCAGCAGGTTCTACGATTACAGATGATGTGCCTGGGGATTCCCTGGCTATTGCCAGAGAGCGCCAGACGGTGAAAGAAGGATATATAAAAAAATAA
- a CDS encoding ribose-phosphate diphosphokinase, whose protein sequence is MAEYADSNLKVFTLSSNPELAQEITETIGVPLGKSSVQRFSDGEIQINIEESIRGCDIYVVQSTSSPANEHIMELLIMIDALKRASARTINVVLPYYGYARQDRKARSREPITAKLVANLLETAGATRLITLDLHATQIQGFFDIPVDQLVGVPILANYFEKKNFEDIVIVSPDHGGVVRARKMADRLKAPIAIIDKRRPKPNMSEVMNIVGNIEGKTAIIIDDIIDTAGTMSLAANAMVENGAEAVYACSTHPVLSGPAVERIQNSKIKELVVTNSIPLPDSKRISKIKQLSIAPLIAKAIVHVHEQRSVSRLFD, encoded by the coding sequence ATGGCTGAATATGCAGACAGTAATTTAAAAGTATTTACGTTAAGTTCAAATCCGGAATTGGCGCAGGAAATTACCGAAACAATCGGAGTTCCGCTCGGAAAAAGCTCGGTACAGCGATTCAGCGATGGAGAAATCCAGATTAATATAGAAGAAAGCATTCGCGGCTGTGATATTTATGTAGTGCAGTCAACGTCTTCTCCGGCCAATGAGCATATTATGGAACTGCTTATTATGATCGATGCACTGAAACGGGCATCAGCCCGAACGATTAATGTCGTGCTTCCTTATTACGGGTATGCCCGACAGGACCGAAAAGCCCGTTCCCGTGAACCGATCACAGCCAAGCTTGTCGCAAACCTGCTGGAGACGGCAGGGGCTACCCGCCTTATCACGCTCGACCTTCATGCGACACAAATTCAAGGGTTCTTCGATATTCCAGTTGACCAGCTCGTAGGCGTACCAATTCTTGCTAATTATTTCGAAAAGAAAAACTTTGAAGACATCGTAATCGTCTCCCCCGACCACGGAGGGGTAGTGCGTGCCCGGAAAATGGCAGACCGCCTGAAAGCGCCGATTGCTATTATCGATAAACGCCGCCCGAAACCGAACATGTCGGAAGTAATGAATATCGTGGGAAACATTGAAGGAAAAACAGCGATTATCATTGATGATATTATTGATACAGCAGGTACAATGAGTCTGGCCGCAAATGCGATGGTCGAAAATGGTGCTGAGGCTGTCTATGCATGCAGTACTCACCCGGTTCTCTCAGGTCCTGCAGTGGAACGGATTCAAAACTCAAAAATCAAAGAGCTTGTCGTTACAAATTCCATCCCGCTTCCGGATTCGAAAAGAATTTCGAAGATTAAGCAGCTTTCGATTGCCCCGCTCATCGCGAAGGCGATTGTGCACGTTCACGAGCAGCGCTCCGTAAGCCGTCTGTTTGATTAA
- a CDS encoding 50S ribosomal protein L25/general stress protein Ctc, protein MVTVLKAAVREDLRGSRLSKIRQQGHIPAVVYGKKFESRPVAVEEVDFIKTMRSEGKTGVFKLDIDGTQTDVMIYDMQFDTLKNKVVHVDFYAADMKVEMDADVPVSVVGESIGVKEGGVLQQAVYELSVRALPQQLPDSIEVNVENLDVNDALLVKDLTAGENYEFNNDPEEVVVSITPPDEEPEEPEVEVDEEPELVGSEEEDGEPEVSGEKDN, encoded by the coding sequence ATGGTTACAGTGTTGAAAGCAGCTGTTAGAGAGGACCTCCGCGGTTCTCGTTTATCAAAAATTCGTCAGCAGGGACATATTCCCGCTGTTGTTTATGGCAAGAAGTTTGAAAGCCGTCCCGTGGCGGTAGAAGAAGTAGACTTTATTAAGACAATGCGTTCCGAAGGTAAAACCGGCGTATTTAAACTTGATATTGACGGCACACAGACAGACGTTATGATTTACGATATGCAGTTTGACACTCTTAAAAATAAGGTTGTCCACGTAGACTTCTATGCAGCAGATATGAAAGTGGAGATGGATGCAGATGTACCTGTATCTGTTGTTGGCGAGTCTATCGGAGTAAAAGAAGGCGGAGTACTTCAGCAGGCTGTTTATGAGCTTTCTGTCCGTGCCCTTCCACAGCAGCTTCCGGATTCAATTGAAGTTAACGTAGAAAATCTTGACGTCAACGATGCCCTTCTAGTTAAAGATCTGACAGCAGGAGAAAACTACGAATTCAACAACGATCCTGAAGAAGTGGTCGTTTCCATTACTCCTCCGGACGAAGAGCCGGAAGAGCCGGAAGTTGAAGTAGACGAAGAGCCTGAGCTTGTCGGATCCGAAGAAGAAGACGGCGAGCCGGAAGTATCTGGCGAAAAGGACAACTAA
- the pth gene encoding aminoacyl-tRNA hydrolase, which produces MKLVVGLGNPGKKYDRTRHNVGFDVIDVLEKKWRLDLSEQKFKGVYGVERNGTEKIFVLKPLTYMNLSGESVGALMKYFQIEPDNLLVIYDDLDLEPGKIRLRQKGSHGGHNGIKSIIQHTGTQNFNRVRIGIGRPDPGLAVPDYVLGKFPPEDQPKVEDAVERAAEAVDTWKKEPFLQVMNKFN; this is translated from the coding sequence ATGAAGTTAGTCGTCGGCCTGGGGAACCCCGGGAAAAAATATGATCGCACGAGGCATAATGTCGGCTTTGATGTGATCGACGTTTTAGAGAAGAAATGGAGGCTGGATTTATCGGAGCAGAAGTTTAAAGGTGTGTACGGGGTGGAAAGGAATGGTACAGAGAAAATTTTTGTGCTGAAGCCGCTTACCTACATGAATTTATCCGGTGAATCAGTCGGGGCGCTCATGAAATATTTCCAGATCGAACCGGATAATCTGCTCGTTATTTACGATGACCTCGATCTTGAACCCGGTAAAATTCGCCTTCGTCAAAAAGGCAGCCACGGCGGACATAACGGAATCAAGTCGATTATCCAGCATACTGGCACGCAGAATTTCAATCGTGTCCGTATCGGTATCGGCCGTCCGGATCCCGGTCTGGCTGTACCTGATTACGTCCTTGGAAAATTCCCGCCGGAGGATCAGCCGAAGGTGGAAGACGCTGTGGAACGTGCGGCTGAAGCAGTGGATACATGGAAAAAAGAACCTTTTCTTCAGGTGATGAATAAATTTAATTAA